Part of the Cloacibacterium caeni genome is shown below.
ATTACTCAAAATTCTCAAAATCAGAACTATATGGGTTGGTCTCAATTAGAAAGTCCTAGAAATAGAGGAGCGCTGATTGCTACGATTTTGTCTGAACAAAATTCCACGCTTCGAAATTTCTACTATAATTATCACAGAATGGGCTTAGATAATTTAGGAAAACAAGACCAATTTTCTACCAAACAAACCATTGCAAACGAGATTTTGAAACTTAAATTCTACGAAAGCAATTTCCAGATGAATTATCCTTTTAATCTCTTTGTAGAAAGCAAAAAAGACGAAATTTATAACATTTTCGATTCCAATAATAATGGAGGTGTAGACATGAATCAGCTCAAAAATTTGATGAGTTTGTTCTCTCCAAAAGATATTGACACGAAATGGAATAAATGGAAGTAAAATGAATCTTAGAGCTACGCTTTTGTGGTTTGAATTTTCTGAAATTTACACTATTTTTACAGGCTCGAAAACGCAACTCAAAATAAGTATTCTTTAAATAATGTTATCAAGAATTTACATCCAAAATTTTGCATTGATAGACCAACTTGAAATTCATTTCAAGAAAGGTTTACAAGTGATTACTGGCGAAACTGGCGCTGGTAAATCTATTATTTTGGGTGCTTTGAGACTTATTTTAGGAGAAAGAGCAGATTCTAAAAGCATTTCTGACTTCTCAACGAAAAGTGTAGTTGAAGCGGAATTTAAAATTTCTGAATCTTTGAAAATTTTCTTTGAGGAAAATGATTTGGATTTCGAAGAAGATACCATTATCCGAAGAGAAATTTTACCTTCTGGGAAATCTAGAGCTTTTGTAAATGATGTTCCTGTTACTTTAGACGTTTTGAAAGAACTTTCCGAAAGATTGATTGATATTCATTCTCAGTTTGAAACTTCTCAATTGTTCAGCGAAGAATATCAGTTTAAAATCATCGATGGACTTTCTGAAAATAAAAATTTGATAGAAACCTATCAAAATGATTATTTTGAATTTCAAAGAAAGCAAAGAGAACTAGAAAAACTGAAAAATACACTTTCCGAAGGAAATAAAGAGAGCGATTACAAGTTGTTTTTGTTGGAGGAATTAGAAGCAGCACAATTAGAAACGGTAAATTATGAATTTCTACAAAGCCAAATTTCTTTAGCAGAAAACAAAGGTGCGATTTCTGAATTACTCGCTCAAATTTTTGCCAGAACAGACCAAGAAGAAGTAGGGTTGTTTGATGGTTTCTATGACGTAAAAAACAAATTGAGCAGAGTCGCAGACTTGTCTTTGCAGTTTTCTGAGCTCAATGCAAGATTAGAAGAAAACTATGTGGAGTTCAAAGATATTCTCTTTCAGTTGCAAAATGAAGCCGAAAAGTTAGATGCAAATCCTGAAGATTTATTGGTTTTACAAGAGCAAAATGATAAGATCAATGCACTTTTTCTAAAACACAAGGTTTCAGATATAGAAGATTTATTGAAAATCAAAGAAGAACTTTCTTTAGAAAAGAATTCTTTTGAAGATATAGAAAATAAGATTGCTCAATTAGAAAAAGAAATTGCTGAAGCTTCTCAATCTTTGCTTAAAAAAGCTGAAATTTTATCTAAAAATAGAAAAAAAACTTCTCCAGTTTTTGTAGAAAAAGTAGAATCACTTTTACATCAATTAGGATTAGAAAAAGCTAAAGTAGAAGTGGAACTCTCTTCAACGAGAGAATTCGGTAAATTCGGAACGGAGAAAATCCAATTGCTATTCCAAGCGAATGCTGGATTTGCCTTGAAACCGATTCAAAATGCTATTTCTGGTGGTGAAAGAAGCAGAGTGATGCTTTCAATTAAAAAACTCATGGCAGAAAATGCAGAACTTCCTACGCTTATTTTAGACGAAATAGACACGGGTGTTTCTGGTAGAATTGCCGATGAAATGGGTAATGTAATGCAAGAAATGGCAGAAAATATGCAGTTGATAGTCATTACTCACCTTGCACAAGTTGCAGCGAAAGGAAATGATAATTATAAAGTGCAAAAATCTGATATTGAAGGAAAAACCCAAACCAGAATTTTCCCACTTAATCAAGAAGAAAAACTTACAGAAATTGCACAATTGCTTTCTGGAAGCAAGATTACAGATGCCGCTATTCTTCAGGCAAAAGAATTAATGCAATAAATTTTGTAACGAAAATATATTTTTAGAAACTAATGATTGAAAAACGATTATGTTTCTAAAATTTCTACAACTTGAACTCAAAAGTTTTGTGAGAAGCCCGCAATTTGCTGCGGGAATCTTAATGAAAATAGGAATGCTGTTTATGTACGCATATTTGGCGCTTATTTTTTTAGGCGGAGCTTTTGGAGTCTATTTCGGAGCGAAAAAAGTAGGTTATGAACCGATTCAACTTTTCAGCCGAATTTTCTTAGTCTACATTGCCATCGATTTGTTGTTGAAATATTTTATGCAGCAACTTCCTGCGGAAAACATCAAGCCATTTCTCACCTTGAAAATTTCTAAAAATCAAGTGGCAGGTTACACCTTAGTGAAAATTTTAGTTTCATTCTTCAGTTGGGCATTTTTACTCTTTGCGATACCATTTGCAGCGCTTTTAATTTTTAAAGGGAATCTAAATGCAGTAAACGTTTTGCTCTATTTCGCAGCGTGTATTTCCATGGTTTTTATCAATACGTTTGTGAATACCATTATCAATAAAAGTGATAAGCTGATGTACAGCCTTTTTGGCTTGATGGTGATTATTGGTGGATTGCATTACTTTGAAATCATAGATGTTTTGGCGATTTCTGAGCGTATTTTCTACGGATTGTATCAAAATATTGGGTTCTTTATTATTCCGATTGTTGTATTGCTGGTTTTGGCGGTTTATACTTTCTCTTTCATCAAAAAGAATTTGTATCTGGACAGAGGTTTAGAAATGAAAAAAGCGGCAGGAAAAACCGAAAACATTGCTTTCCTCAATAAATACGGAACATTAGGAACTTTTATCAACAATGATATTCGATTGATTAAAAGAAGTAAAGCGGCGAGAAGTGCTTTAATTGGAGGAGTTTTATTCCTTTTTTACGGGTTACTTTTCTTTAGTAAAGGTTACAATACCAGTTTCATGCAAGTTTTTCTAGGGATTTTTGTAACAGGCGGTTTTAATTTTATGTTTGGGCAAAGAGTTCCAGCTTGGGACAGTTCTTATTATCCGCTGATGATGACGCAAAATGTTCCTTACAAAGATTTTCTCAAAGCAAAATGGGCGCTTTTTGTGATTGCCATTTCGGTTTCTATGATTTTAGCAGTCGGTTATGCATTCATCAGTTGGGAATTTTATTTTACCATTTTTGCGGCAGGTTTATATAATTTAGGAGTTAATTCTTACCTCACTTTATTGGCGGGAGCTTACAATAAAAAACCGATTGATTTGAACTCTGCTTCTAAAGGTTTCACAAGCGGACAAAACAATTTCAATATTAAAATTCTTGTTCTTTTATTGCCACAAATGGTTTTACCAATGGCTGTTTTCGGAGCAATGAAATATTTCTTCGGAATGACTCCAGCGGTTATGAGTTTAGGGATTTTAGGATTGATAGGGTTTTTACTTCGAGATAAAATTTTCAATCTCATTGTAAAAATCTACAGAACTGAAAAATATTCTACCATTGCTGCTTTTAAAAAATAATGATTAAAATTTGGGCGTGCCTTTTTTCCAAGCTTTCTTACAGAGCCAAAGCAAAAAAGTCGGTCTACACTTCCAATCTTTTTTTGCAAAAAAGGATTTCCAGTTTCGCCCTCACGCAAAATCACAACCAAAATAAATATACCAATTACCAACTACTAATTACTAAATACCAATTACTATCATGATAAACATTCAAAATATTTCTAAAATTTACGGAACCGCAAAAGTGCTTAACATACAAGAACTTACTATTCCCAAAGGCGAAACTTTTGGTTTGGTAGGTAATAACGGAGCAGGAAAAACCACGCTCTTTAGCTTGCTTTTAGATTTAATTGAGCCTAGTTCAGGAAGCATTCAAATTGATGGAATTCAAGTAAATAAGTCAGAAAATTGGAAAAATAAAGTTTCTGCATTTATAGATGACAGTTTCTTAATTGGTTATCTTACTCCAGAAGAATATTTTTACTTTTTAGGCGAATTGCGCGGACAAAACAAAGCTTCTGTAGACGAATTTCTAAAACAATTCGAAGATTTATTTAATGGCGAAATTCTCAATGCTAGAAAATACATCAGAGATTTATCGAAAGGAAATCAGAAAAAAGTAGGAATTGTAGGCGCTTTAATTGGCAATCCAGAAATCATTGTTTTAGATGAACCTTTCGCGAATTTGGATCCTTCTACACAGATTAAATTAAAGAACCTTATTAAAGTGCTTTCTCAAAATGCAGAAGTTACCTTCTTAATTTCTAGCCATGATTTGGCGCACACTACAGAAGTTTGCAACCGAATTGTAGCCATCAATAAAGGAGTCGTGGTAAAAGATATTTCTACCAATTCTGAGACCTTAAAAGAATTAGAAGAATATTTTGCCAGTCAAGTAAGTTTATAGACTAGCTTTTTTTTTAAGAACCAACCCTTTTTGCGTTTTTTGCTTTTGCATAGAACGCAGAAAGGGTTTTTTTGTTTTTAATACTCGCAATATTATCTTTCCTCTATTTGATTTATTTCGTAAATTTACACTTCAATTTTGAAGATGAAAGAGAAGGTTTTTAACTTCAAAAATCGTAAATCAAAAATCGTAAATCAAATATAAAATGGACTTTATTTACCAAGATCCGTATCCAATTCTAAAGGATGACACTGTTTATAAAAAACTCACTTCAGATTACGTAAAAGTAGAACAATTAGGTGATAGAGAAATCTTAACCGTTGACCCAAAAGGTTTAGAACTTTTGGCAGAAAAAGCAATGGAAGATGTTTCTTTTATGCTTCGTTCTGAGCATTTGGCAAGTTTACGCAGAATTATAGATGATCCAGAA
Proteins encoded:
- the recN gene encoding DNA repair protein RecN, which produces MLSRIYIQNFALIDQLEIHFKKGLQVITGETGAGKSIILGALRLILGERADSKSISDFSTKSVVEAEFKISESLKIFFEENDLDFEEDTIIRREILPSGKSRAFVNDVPVTLDVLKELSERLIDIHSQFETSQLFSEEYQFKIIDGLSENKNLIETYQNDYFEFQRKQRELEKLKNTLSEGNKESDYKLFLLEELEAAQLETVNYEFLQSQISLAENKGAISELLAQIFARTDQEEVGLFDGFYDVKNKLSRVADLSLQFSELNARLEENYVEFKDILFQLQNEAEKLDANPEDLLVLQEQNDKINALFLKHKVSDIEDLLKIKEELSLEKNSFEDIENKIAQLEKEIAEASQSLLKKAEILSKNRKKTSPVFVEKVESLLHQLGLEKAKVEVELSSTREFGKFGTEKIQLLFQANAGFALKPIQNAISGGERSRVMLSIKKLMAENAELPTLILDEIDTGVSGRIADEMGNVMQEMAENMQLIVITHLAQVAAKGNDNYKVQKSDIEGKTQTRIFPLNQEEKLTEIAQLLSGSKITDAAILQAKELMQ
- a CDS encoding ABC transporter ATP-binding protein → MINIQNISKIYGTAKVLNIQELTIPKGETFGLVGNNGAGKTTLFSLLLDLIEPSSGSIQIDGIQVNKSENWKNKVSAFIDDSFLIGYLTPEEYFYFLGELRGQNKASVDEFLKQFEDLFNGEILNARKYIRDLSKGNQKKVGIVGALIGNPEIIVLDEPFANLDPSTQIKLKNLIKVLSQNAEVTFLISSHDLAHTTEVCNRIVAINKGVVVKDISTNSETLKELEEYFASQVSL
- a CDS encoding DUF5687 family protein, whose protein sequence is MFLKFLQLELKSFVRSPQFAAGILMKIGMLFMYAYLALIFLGGAFGVYFGAKKVGYEPIQLFSRIFLVYIAIDLLLKYFMQQLPAENIKPFLTLKISKNQVAGYTLVKILVSFFSWAFLLFAIPFAALLIFKGNLNAVNVLLYFAACISMVFINTFVNTIINKSDKLMYSLFGLMVIIGGLHYFEIIDVLAISERIFYGLYQNIGFFIIPIVVLLVLAVYTFSFIKKNLYLDRGLEMKKAAGKTENIAFLNKYGTLGTFINNDIRLIKRSKAARSALIGGVLFLFYGLLFFSKGYNTSFMQVFLGIFVTGGFNFMFGQRVPAWDSSYYPLMMTQNVPYKDFLKAKWALFVIAISVSMILAVGYAFISWEFYFTIFAAGLYNLGVNSYLTLLAGAYNKKPIDLNSASKGFTSGQNNFNIKILVLLLPQMVLPMAVFGAMKYFFGMTPAVMSLGILGLIGFLLRDKIFNLIVKIYRTEKYSTIAAFKK